One window from the genome of [Clostridium] celerecrescens 18A encodes:
- the rsmH gene encoding 16S rRNA (cytosine(1402)-N(4))-methyltransferase RsmH, with protein MMFEHKSVLLYETIDSLNVKPDGIYVDGTLGGGGHALEVCKRLGTYGRLIGIDQDGDAIKAASERLKAYEDKVTVVRSNYENIQTVLKDLGIERVDGIYLDLGVSSYQLDIPERGFTYREEDAPLDMRMDQRNEQTAADIINTYSEFDLYRIIRDYGEDKFAKNIAKHIVRERQIKPIETTGELSEIIKGAIPAKVRAVGGHPSKRTFQAIRIELNKELEVLMKSIDTMIDLLNPGGRLSIITFHSLEDRIVKTRFKTNEDPCICPSNFPVCVCGKKSKGKVITRKPIIPSEEEIEENKRSKSSKLRVFERI; from the coding sequence ATGATGTTTGAACACAAGTCAGTGCTGCTATATGAAACCATTGACAGCCTGAATGTAAAACCAGACGGAATCTATGTAGATGGAACGCTGGGAGGAGGCGGACACGCTTTAGAAGTGTGCAAGCGCCTTGGAACTTACGGAAGATTAATCGGAATTGATCAGGATGGGGACGCCATTAAGGCAGCCTCAGAACGGCTGAAGGCTTATGAAGATAAGGTGACGGTCGTAAGAAGCAATTACGAAAACATACAGACAGTATTAAAGGATTTAGGAATCGAACGAGTGGACGGGATTTACCTGGACTTAGGGGTGTCCTCTTACCAGCTTGACATACCGGAAAGAGGATTTACCTACAGGGAAGAAGATGCGCCTTTGGACATGCGTATGGACCAGAGGAATGAACAGACAGCAGCCGATATCATCAACACCTACAGTGAATTTGACTTATACCGGATCATAAGGGATTACGGAGAAGATAAGTTTGCAAAAAATATTGCTAAGCACATTGTTAGGGAAAGGCAGATAAAGCCCATTGAGACAACAGGAGAGCTGTCTGAGATCATCAAAGGAGCGATCCCTGCAAAGGTAAGGGCAGTGGGAGGACATCCTTCCAAACGGACATTCCAGGCGATACGGATCGAGCTGAATAAGGAACTGGAAGTTTTAATGAAGTCCATTGATACCATGATTGATCTGTTAAATCCAGGTGGGCGGTTGTCCATTATCACATTTCATTCTTTGGAAGACAGGATCGTAAAAACAAGATTTAAGACCAATGAGGACCCATGTATCTGCCCGTCTAATTTTCCGGTCTGCGTATGCGGAAAAAAGAGCAAAGGCAAGGTGATTACAAGAAAACCAATCATACCGTCGGAAGAAGAGATTGAAGAAAACAAACGTTCAAAGAGTTCAAAGCTTCGGGTATTTGAACGAATTTAA
- a CDS encoding peptidoglycan D,D-transpeptidase FtsI family protein: MSSNKTHHREKIAILFFLLFLAMTGLMGRLIFLMIFRSEHYSAMALDLHERERTIKAARGTIIDANGTVIATNRTVCTISVIHNQIRKADEVVAVLSKELGLQEDEVRKKVEKYSSREIIKTNVDKAMGDTIRSYHLDGVKVDEDYKRYYPYDTLASTVLGFTGGDNQGIIGLEVKYEQYLKGLNGKILTMSDAAGIEIENAAEDRIEPVAGQDLHISLDVNVQRYCEQAAYQVMEKKGAKRVSIIVMNPQNGEIMAMVNAPEFNLNDPFTLNADAGVPASDKEKQDLLNKMWRNPCINDTYEPGSTFKIVTAAAGLEAGVVKLDDHFSCPGFRVVEDRKIRCHKVGGHGSETFLQGMMNSCNPVLIDVGQRLGVDNYYKYFEQFGLKGKTGIDLPGEASTIMHKKDNMGLVELATVSFGQSFQITPLQLITTASAIINGGNRVTPHFGVKSVSTDGASVHEFTYPVSEGIISAQTSETMRYILEQVVAEGSGKRGQVDGYRVGGKTATSEKLPRSLKKYISSFIGFAPADNPQVIALITIDEPEGIYYGGTIAAPVIADIFKNILPYLGIEPTEEKSASAFRIYG, encoded by the coding sequence ATGAGTTCAAATAAGACACATCACAGAGAAAAAATAGCCATCCTGTTTTTCCTGTTATTTCTTGCCATGACAGGGCTTATGGGGCGGCTTATTTTTCTAATGATCTTTCGTTCGGAACATTACAGTGCCATGGCATTGGACCTTCATGAACGGGAAAGGACCATTAAAGCCGCCAGGGGAACTATCATTGATGCCAATGGAACCGTCATTGCCACCAACCGGACGGTGTGCACCATATCGGTCATACATAACCAGATCAGAAAAGCAGATGAGGTTGTGGCAGTCCTTTCAAAGGAGCTTGGTCTTCAGGAGGATGAAGTTCGGAAAAAGGTAGAAAAGTACAGTTCAAGGGAAATTATTAAAACCAATGTAGACAAGGCTATGGGAGACACGATCCGGTCCTACCATTTAGACGGTGTAAAAGTGGATGAGGATTACAAGCGTTATTATCCCTATGACACCCTTGCCTCCACAGTTCTTGGATTTACGGGGGGAGATAATCAGGGAATCATCGGTCTGGAGGTAAAATACGAACAATATTTAAAAGGCCTTAACGGTAAAATCCTGACCATGTCTGACGCAGCAGGAATTGAAATAGAAAATGCAGCGGAGGATAGGATCGAGCCTGTGGCGGGACAGGATCTGCATATCAGCCTGGATGTCAATGTCCAGCGTTATTGCGAACAGGCTGCTTATCAGGTGATGGAGAAAAAAGGCGCAAAAAGAGTGTCAATAATTGTTATGAATCCTCAGAATGGGGAAATTATGGCAATGGTAAATGCACCTGAATTTAATTTAAATGATCCGTTTACACTAAATGCAGACGCCGGAGTTCCCGCATCTGACAAAGAAAAGCAGGATTTGCTAAACAAGATGTGGAGGAATCCCTGTATTAATGACACCTATGAACCAGGATCCACCTTTAAGATCGTTACCGCAGCTGCAGGGCTGGAAGCCGGAGTGGTGAAGCTTGATGACCATTTTTCATGTCCGGGCTTTCGGGTCGTAGAGGACCGTAAAATCAGATGTCACAAAGTGGGCGGCCATGGCTCGGAAACGTTTCTCCAGGGTATGATGAATTCCTGCAACCCAGTTCTTATCGACGTAGGACAGCGTCTTGGCGTAGATAATTATTATAAGTATTTTGAGCAGTTCGGATTAAAAGGAAAGACCGGAATCGATCTTCCCGGCGAGGCATCCACCATTATGCATAAAAAGGATAATATGGGGCTTGTGGAGCTGGCAACCGTTTCATTTGGCCAGTCCTTCCAGATCACGCCTCTGCAGCTGATTACAACCGCTTCTGCCATCATTAATGGTGGAAACCGTGTGACACCTCATTTTGGAGTGAAGTCAGTAAGCACCGACGGAGCTTCGGTCCATGAATTTACTTATCCGGTAAGCGAAGGGATCATATCTGCCCAGACCAGCGAAACTATGCGTTATATCCTGGAACAGGTTGTGGCGGAAGGAAGCGGAAAAAGAGGGCAGGTCGACGGCTATCGGGTGGGCGGAAAAACAGCAACCTCTGAAAAGCTTCCAAGAAGTTTAAAAAAGTACATTTCATCCTTTATAGGCTTTGCACCAGCGGATAATCCCCAGGTGATTGCTCTCATTACAATCGATGAACCTGAGGGGATTTATTACGGCGGAACCATAGCTGCACCGGTGATTGCCGACATTTTTAAGAATATTCTTCCATATCTGGGAATAGAGCCAACCGAGGAAAAATCTGCTTCTGCGTTTCGAATCTATGGTTGA
- a CDS encoding cell division protein FtsL: protein MAARKNVRSYGSSTYVQGNTVRKTMPVPMPVHTPEEIRRPSVNHQVRRNREKALQMDLPYVVMLTIAAVCTLCLCVNYLHLQSSITASIHGVELLEAKLEHLKTENNALEMNINTSVDLDHVYKVATEELGMVYANKDQILHYDKTESEYVRQNEDIPKH, encoded by the coding sequence GTGGCTGCAAGAAAGAATGTGCGTTCCTATGGGAGCTCCACTTACGTTCAGGGGAATACTGTCCGTAAAACCATGCCGGTTCCTATGCCGGTTCATACACCGGAAGAAATCCGTCGTCCATCAGTAAACCATCAGGTCAGAAGAAATCGTGAAAAGGCTTTGCAGATGGATTTGCCTTATGTGGTCATGCTGACCATTGCCGCAGTCTGCACCCTCTGCCTGTGCGTGAATTATCTGCATTTGCAATCCTCTATTACAGCCAGTATTCATGGCGTTGAGCTTTTAGAAGCAAAGCTGGAACATTTGAAAACTGAAAATAATGCATTGGAAATGAATATCAACACTTCTGTCGATTTGGATCATGTGTATAAAGTGGCTACTGAGGAACTTGGTATGGTCTATGCGAATAAGGACCAGATCCTTCACTATGATAAGACGGAAAGTGAGTATGTAAGACAGAATGAGGATATCCCGAAGCACTAA
- the mraY gene encoding phospho-N-acetylmuramoyl-pentapeptide-transferase translates to MINETILAIIIAFAISAMLCPIVIPFLHRLKFGQEVRKEGPESHLKKQGTPTMGGLIILTSIIITSLFYVREYPKIIPVLFVTVGFGIVGFLDDYIKIVMKRSEGLTPIQKMAGQLIITGIFAYYLLHSKDVGTGMLIPFTGGFEKGLYLNLGIFFVPAVFFLVIGTDNGVNFTDGLDGLCTSVTILVATFLTVVSIGENTGISPITGAVVGSLLGFLLFNVYPARVFMGDTGSLGLGGFVASSAFMMQIPVFLAIIGFIYMIEVLSVIIQVTYFKRTGGKRIFKMAPIHHHFELCGWSETRVVAVFAIVTAVLCMLAYLGL, encoded by the coding sequence ATGATTAACGAAACGATTCTGGCAATCATCATAGCATTTGCAATCAGCGCCATGCTGTGTCCCATTGTAATACCATTTCTTCACAGATTAAAATTTGGCCAGGAGGTCCGCAAGGAAGGACCTGAAAGCCATTTAAAAAAGCAGGGTACTCCGACCATGGGAGGGCTTATCATATTGACCAGCATCATCATTACATCGCTGTTCTATGTGAGGGAATATCCGAAGATCATTCCTGTGCTTTTTGTGACAGTTGGATTTGGTATCGTTGGGTTTCTTGATGATTACATTAAGATCGTGATGAAGCGGTCAGAGGGACTTACGCCTATTCAAAAGATGGCAGGGCAGTTAATCATTACAGGAATCTTTGCCTATTATCTGCTCCATTCAAAGGATGTGGGAACGGGAATGTTAATTCCCTTTACCGGAGGTTTTGAAAAAGGGCTGTATCTGAATTTGGGAATATTCTTCGTACCGGCGGTATTTTTTCTCGTAATAGGGACTGATAATGGTGTAAATTTTACCGATGGCTTAGATGGGCTTTGCACCAGTGTTACCATTCTGGTGGCGACATTCCTGACTGTGGTTTCTATCGGGGAAAATACCGGCATCAGTCCCATTACCGGAGCGGTTGTGGGAAGTCTTTTGGGATTTCTGTTATTTAATGTGTATCCTGCCAGGGTGTTTATGGGGGACACCGGTTCCCTTGGACTTGGAGGATTTGTTGCTTCCAGCGCCTTTATGATGCAGATTCCTGTTTTCCTGGCCATTATCGGTTTTATTTATATGATCGAAGTATTATCCGTTATCATTCAGGTGACATATTTTAAAAGAACAGGCGGAAAGAGGATTTTTAAGATGGCCCCCATCCACCACCATTTTGAGTTGTGCGGCTGGTCGGAAACACGGGTGGTAGCTGTATTTGCTATCGTGACTGCGGTTCTTTGCATGCTTGCATACCTTGGATTATAG
- the mraZ gene encoding division/cell wall cluster transcriptional repressor MraZ: MFMGEYNHTVDAKGRLIVPSKFREQLGEEFVVTKGLDGCLFVYDNDEWTALENKLKSLPLTNTNARKFSRFFLAGASACEVDKQGRILLPAVLREHAGIEKDAVLVGVGSRIEIWNKDAWIAANTYEDMEEIAEAMEGLGI, encoded by the coding sequence ATGTTCATGGGTGAATACAATCATACAGTCGATGCAAAGGGGCGTCTCATTGTCCCGTCGAAGTTCAGAGAGCAGCTGGGAGAAGAATTCGTCGTTACGAAGGGTTTGGATGGCTGTTTATTTGTGTATGATAATGATGAGTGGACTGCCCTGGAAAATAAATTAAAAAGCCTGCCCCTGACCAACACCAATGCCAGAAAGTTTTCCAGATTCTTTCTGGCCGGAGCAAGTGCCTGCGAAGTGGACAAGCAGGGAAGAATTCTGCTTCCTGCAGTTTTAAGGGAACATGCGGGAATCGAAAAGGACGCAGTTCTTGTAGGCGTGGGAAGCCGTATTGAAATCTGGAACAAGGATGCATGGATCGCAGCCAATACCTATGAAGATATGGAAGAAATCGCGGAAGCTATGGAAGGACTTGGTATATGA
- a CDS encoding peptidoglycan D,D-transpeptidase FtsI family protein has product MQEKLAITVLVITLALFALVMTLYNLMTNKKEDYNQIVLSQQEYDSRIIPFKRGDIMDRNGTYLATSEKVYNLILDPKQIMSDQDSFLEPSVTALTECFGYDRTEIMNLIQEKKDKQYVRYAKQLTYDDKQKYDKYKADQSDTLKKSGKAIKGIWFEDEYKRVYPYNSMGCNVIGFANGDGMDGTGGIEQFYNTTLMGINGREYGYLNDDSNLERVIKPASNGSTVVSTMDVNIQKIVEKYINEWEQNTGSKRVGVIVMDPNNGEVLAMANDKAFDLNNPRTLRPEYTDDVLRQLGIKEAMDDYKRKNKDAQPLTETNVTEHYSSEEIKSLGTQVAWNQTWRNFCISDGFEPGSTEKIFTVSAAMEEGAITGKETYECNKFLEVGGHKINCVSRYGHGLITVEEGLMKSCNVVMMRIAQQMGKEKFYKYQQIFGFGSKTGIDLPGEADNKTLVYTQNTAGPTDLATNSFGQNFSTTMIQMAAAYSSVINGGSYYEPHVVKQILNEQGSVIKKVEPVLVRETVSESTTKYINEALFKTVNAEGGTGGAARVVGYKVAGKTGTAEKIPRDKTNYVVSFCGYAPADNPQVLVYVVVDEPHVEDQPHSTYASQIFQKIMAEILPYINVFPDTDAETSPLPEEAAKLPEQEGITSETESASQGENASEESGAEETTGQAPTMENGNPIPEEYLNPSEEYVNREEGEDGSNLPAALPTEETTAQ; this is encoded by the coding sequence ATGCAGGAAAAGCTGGCGATTACTGTTCTGGTAATTACGCTGGCTTTGTTTGCATTAGTTATGACGCTGTATAATCTGATGACAAATAAAAAGGAAGATTACAATCAGATCGTGCTGTCCCAGCAGGAATATGACAGCCGCATCATACCCTTTAAGCGCGGGGATATCATGGACCGCAACGGAACCTATCTGGCAACCAGTGAAAAGGTATACAACCTAATCCTGGATCCCAAACAGATCATGTCAGACCAGGATTCTTTCCTGGAGCCGAGCGTAACAGCTCTCACAGAATGCTTTGGCTATGACCGGACGGAAATCATGAACCTCATACAGGAAAAGAAGGATAAGCAGTATGTACGCTATGCAAAGCAGCTGACTTATGACGATAAACAAAAATATGATAAGTATAAGGCAGACCAGTCAGATACGCTGAAAAAAAGCGGAAAGGCTATTAAAGGAATCTGGTTTGAGGATGAGTACAAACGGGTGTATCCCTATAACTCCATGGGCTGCAATGTCATTGGCTTTGCCAACGGAGATGGAATGGATGGAACAGGAGGGATCGAGCAGTTTTATAATACGACCCTTATGGGAATCAACGGAAGGGAATACGGATACTTAAATGATGACTCCAACTTAGAGAGAGTCATAAAGCCAGCGTCCAATGGCAGCACCGTGGTTTCCACCATGGATGTAAACATACAGAAGATCGTAGAAAAATATATCAATGAATGGGAACAGAATACAGGAAGCAAACGGGTAGGCGTAATCGTTATGGATCCCAATAACGGCGAGGTCCTGGCCATGGCAAATGATAAGGCATTTGATTTAAACAATCCAAGAACCTTAAGGCCGGAGTATACCGATGATGTACTGCGGCAGCTTGGGATCAAGGAAGCCATGGACGATTACAAGAGAAAGAATAAAGATGCCCAGCCTTTAACGGAAACAAACGTTACAGAGCACTATTCGAGTGAAGAGATCAAGTCCCTGGGGACCCAGGTGGCATGGAACCAGACCTGGCGTAATTTTTGCATCAGTGACGGATTTGAGCCGGGGTCAACAGAAAAGATTTTTACCGTATCAGCCGCTATGGAAGAAGGAGCGATTACCGGTAAGGAAACTTATGAGTGCAACAAGTTCCTTGAGGTGGGAGGGCATAAGATCAACTGCGTCAGCAGATATGGACATGGCCTGATCACCGTTGAGGAAGGACTGATGAAATCCTGCAACGTGGTCATGATGCGGATTGCCCAGCAGATGGGAAAAGAAAAATTCTACAAGTATCAGCAGATTTTCGGTTTCGGCTCTAAGACCGGAATCGATCTGCCAGGAGAAGCAGATAATAAAACTCTTGTTTATACCCAGAATACAGCGGGGCCTACGGATCTTGCAACCAACTCCTTTGGACAGAATTTCAGCACGACCATGATCCAGATGGCTGCTGCCTATAGCTCTGTAATCAATGGAGGTTCCTATTATGAACCTCATGTGGTGAAGCAGATCCTTAACGAACAGGGTTCTGTCATTAAAAAGGTTGAACCAGTTCTTGTCAGGGAAACGGTATCGGAATCAACCACCAAATACATCAATGAAGCACTGTTTAAGACCGTCAATGCAGAGGGAGGAACAGGAGGCGCTGCAAGGGTGGTAGGATATAAAGTTGCCGGTAAAACCGGTACTGCCGAGAAGATCCCCCGTGATAAGACCAATTATGTGGTATCCTTCTGCGGCTATGCTCCGGCGGACAATCCTCAGGTTCTGGTTTATGTTGTGGTTGATGAGCCTCATGTGGAGGATCAGCCTCACAGTACCTATGCCAGCCAGATTTTTCAGAAGATTATGGCGGAGATTCTTCCTTATATAAATGTGTTTCCGGATACAGATGCAGAAACCTCGCCATTGCCGGAGGAAGCAGCAAAGCTTCCTGAGCAGGAAGGGATAACCAGTGAAACTGAAAGCGCATCCCAGGGAGAAAATGCGTCTGAAGAATCAGGTGCAGAAGAGACCACTGGGCAGGCTCCTACCATGGAAAACGGAAATCCGATTCCTGAAGAGTATTTAAATCCTTCGGAAGAATACGTCAACAGGGAAGAAGGGGAGGACGGTTCCAATCTCCCGGCAGCACTTCCGACCGAAGAGACCACAGCCCAATAA